In Kineococcus endophyticus, a single window of DNA contains:
- a CDS encoding WapI family immunity protein, translating into MQFTSTDGAAFELRPTGYEYPATNTPGDWDANWLIVHGQVHTAAGESWTFHDPSLTTWEARELHRWLKRTARGRVEPTDNPGQDAADVLAFTEPNLAFSVASVIDGETVLRVHLSLEAVAGKAGWTRETGPRLYEYSVLLKLDQRQLRAAATQWNRDISTFPPR; encoded by the coding sequence GTGCAGTTCACCTCCACCGACGGCGCCGCCTTCGAGCTGCGCCCCACCGGCTACGAGTACCCGGCGACCAACACCCCCGGCGACTGGGATGCGAACTGGCTCATCGTCCACGGACAGGTGCACACTGCCGCCGGCGAGTCGTGGACGTTCCACGACCCGAGCCTCACGACCTGGGAGGCCCGCGAACTGCACCGCTGGCTGAAGAGAACTGCCCGGGGCAGGGTCGAGCCGACCGACAACCCTGGCCAGGACGCTGCGGACGTGCTCGCCTTCACCGAGCCGAACCTCGCCTTCAGCGTGGCCTCGGTGATCGACGGGGAGACCGTGCTGCGTGTCCACCTCTCCCTGGAGGCGGTCGCGGGCAAGGCCGGCTGGACGAGGGAGACCGGGCCCAGGCTCTACGAGTACAGCGTTCTCCTCAAGCTCGACCAGCGTCAGCTACGGGCAGCCGCAACACAGTGGAACCGTGACATCTCGACCTTCCCACCTCGTTGA